Proteins encoded within one genomic window of Eurosta solidaginis isolate ZX-2024a chromosome 1, ASM4086904v1, whole genome shotgun sequence:
- the LOC137237607 gene encoding uncharacterized protein — MASTYKHTADYDGEPGCQTLHEINAMFRHFWDPTKYWTCETQGRPAKLRSCPQSELYMDSQNKCVWYTDWQWTDPAEPPSRPKVSKTK, encoded by the coding sequence ATGGCATCAACATATAAACATACTGCCGATTATGATGGCGAACCCGGCTGTCAAACATTGCATGAGATTAACGCCATGTTTCGTCACTTCTGGGATCCTACAAAATATTGGACATGTGAAACACAAGGACGACCAGCAAAATTAAGAAGCTGTCCACAATCTGAGCTTTACATGGACTCACAAAATAAATGTGTTTGGTATACCGATTGGCAGTGGACAGATCCCGCAGAACCGCCAAGCCGTCCAAAAGtctcaaaaaccaaataa